DNA sequence from the Callospermophilus lateralis isolate mCalLat2 chromosome 2, mCalLat2.hap1, whole genome shotgun sequence genome:
TGGGCTGAAGGAGAGAGCTCTGAGCTCCAAGctgtcatctctctctctctctctctcttttttttttaactaggatcAAAGTTCCCCCTCTCCCGCCCCCCCGTCCCCCCCATGCCGCCCCCCACTCTGGGCATCTGCAAAACACTTAGGAccaatgtaaaaaagaaaaaaaaaaaaggaaagaaaaacctcctttaaaaaaattacattggCAGTGGACTGAGAGGGATTAGTGCCCAAGCCCCAAGGAGCTTTAGCAACTCTGATTGGTCCAAGGAATTGAAAAGATATCGGAAGGATAGAACAggaggaagaagaatgagaatttaCTGAGGGAGAGGGCCCTAAAGTGGGCCACGAGGGGAACTGGAGGTCGGGGTGTGGGTCTGGGTGGGGTAGGGGCCCCTGTTGGTGAACAATGGAGGATCAGTGTATCCATGAGGTGGCATCAGTGGAGGAGGCCCACACATACCATGTGGAGGCATAGGACCTGGGTGACCCATCGGAGAGCCAAACGGAGGTCCTGGGGGGGATATGCCCATTGAAGGAGGTCCAGGATGAGGCATTCCAGGTGGTGGTCGGGGTAGGGGTTGCCCCCCTGAGCCTGGAGGTCCAGCATGTGGGTGTCCTAAGCCATGAGGGCCATGGTGGGCCAGCTGCATCTGAGACATTCCTGGATGGGGCATCCCACCTGGTGGGAACGTGTGAGGATGAGAATGTCCATGACCAGGATGTCCAGCCCCTGGGGTTCCTGCTGATGGAAGGCCATGTCCTCCAGTCCCAGGTGGCATAGGTGGTGGGGGCATGGCCGGAGGTGTCCCCCGGTGGGAGGGCTCCAGGAGGTGGCACGGAGGTGGGAAGAAGCCAGGAGGAGGCATGCCTGGTGGAGGAAGCCCAGATCCCAGTGATGACACCGCAGGATTGGGGGCAGAAGGGGTCATCTTTTATTCACCAAGTCTTTATCTTCCCCAGGACAATTTGGACAAGAGTTAGTAGAGGATAGCTTTATGGATTTAACTAGAGAAAGGGGAGAGCCTGTCTTGACTGTGGTCAGCCACATAACATGGTAGTTACAAGGGTAAACTGTGAGAGTcacagtgggtgggggtaggggaCTGTTGAAGTCCTCCTGACTGAGGTcagtaggtgtttttttttttgactttggGCTAATCATTTAAACTTGtcttatttgtaaaatgaggCTGATAATATTGTCACATAGCTCTTAGAGCAAAACCCTTCACTATAACCCCTAAATAaatattagttttaaaaaattattagcaAATCTGTAGCCACATGAGCTAACAGTTCTTGGAAAAACCCAAGTTCTGGCTGcataatttaaaacataaaattaatttaaaaataaataaaaatgctgaataaggaaaaaaattacaacAAAACCAACACAACTTCACCTCTTAATTTTACAGTGCTGATCCACAGTTAGAGTGGCTTCTGCCTGTCAGGACTTGCTCCAGGTAACAGGCCCAGGTGACAGCAACTGAAGCAGAGATGGGAGAAGGAAGAGCATAGGAAAGGGACTGATTTCAAGATGACACCCTACTGGCTTTTGATGCCCCTCTCTTCAGCAGCATCAGCTCTCAATCTCTAGGCAGAGTGTAGCCTTGCATGCTGCTCTAGAGGTTAACTCACTTGCTGGTTCATTACTGCCCTCAGTGAATGGTTAAAACCTTCCCATCACTGTTTGAATCTCTCCTTGTGTTATTTTCCAAGAATAGGGGTAGATCTGGGAGGCTTGTGGTGATATTTCTTTCTCTACCAGTGGTACTTTGCTATTTTCCCCATAGGCCTCTTTCCTAAGAGACGAATGGCAACCAAGAACTCCTCTGTGACAGAGTTCATCCTCGCAGGCTTAACAGACCAGCCAGGACTCCGGATCCCCCTCTTCTTTCTGTTTCTAGGTTTCTACATGGTCACTGTGATGGGAAACTTGGGCTTGATAATGCTGATTGGGCTGAACTCACACCTGCatacccccatgtacttcttcctcttcAATCTCTCCTTAATAGATTTCTGTTACTCCACCACCATTACCCCCAAAATGCTGATGAGTTTTATCTCAAAGAAGAACATCATCTTGCACTCTGGGTGCATGACTCAGCTCTTTTTCTTCTGCTTCTTCGTTGTTTCTGAGTCCTTTATTCTCTCAGCTATGGCGTATGACCGCTACGTTGCCATTTGTAACCCCCTGGTGTACATGGTTACCATGTCTCCACAGGTGTGTTTTCTTCTCTTGTTGGGTGTCTATGGGATGGGATTTGCTGGGGCCATGGCCCATACTGGAAGCATAATGAGTTTGACCTTCTGTGCAGACAACCTTGTCAATCATTTCATGTGTGACATTCTTCCACTCCTTGAGCTCTCCTGCAATAGCACCTATGTGAATGAGTTGGTGGTCTTTATTGTTGTGGCCATTGACATTGGAATGCCCATTGTCACCATCTTCATTTCTTATGCCCTCATCCTCTCTAGCATACTTCATATTCGTTCCACAGATGGCAGATCCAAAGCCTTCAGCACCTGCAGCTCCCACATGATTGTGGTTTGTCTTTTCTTTGGTTCTGGGGCTTTTATGTATCTCAAACCACCTTCCATTTTGCCCCTTGATCAAGGGAAAGTGTCCTCTCTGTTTTACACTATTGTGGTGCCCATGTTAAACCCATTAATCTATAGCTTGAGAAATAAGGA
Encoded proteins:
- the LOC143391049 gene encoding olfactory receptor 8B12, which produces MATKNSSVTEFILAGLTDQPGLRIPLFFLFLGFYMVTVMGNLGLIMLIGLNSHLHTPMYFFLFNLSLIDFCYSTTITPKMLMSFISKKNIILHSGCMTQLFFFCFFVVSESFILSAMAYDRYVAICNPLVYMVTMSPQVCFLLLLGVYGMGFAGAMAHTGSIMSLTFCADNLVNHFMCDILPLLELSCNSTYVNELVVFIVVAIDIGMPIVTIFISYALILSSILHIRSTDGRSKAFSTCSSHMIVVCLFFGSGAFMYLKPPSILPLDQGKVSSLFYTIVVPMLNPLIYSLRNKDVKIALRKTWDKKIFS